ACTCGCTGCTCTCGATGGGTCTCGCCATCGCGTTCTTCTACGCCATCGCGAGCTTCGCGTGCGTCTGGTACTTCCGCCGCACCCTCTTCGCCAGCCGGCGGAACGTGTTCTACCGTCTCGTCTTCCCGCTGCTCGGCGGACTGTTCATGGCGTGGGCGTTCGTGCAGTCGGCGATCGACATGCTCGACCCCGACTACGGCTACTCGCAGCTCGCCGGCGTCGGCGGCGCCTTCATCGTCGGCATCGGCTCGCTCCTGCTCGGCGTGGTGCTGATGTTCGTGTGGGCGCTCTTCCCGGGGTCGCGCGACTACTTCCAGAAGCGCTCGCTCAACCGCGACACCGAGGTGCTCGCGCCCGAGTAGCGTCGGGGGCGAGCCGGTCGGAGCGACCCGACCGGCTCGGCCCGCCAGGCGCTACCAGCCAGGCGCTACGCCGTGGCGAGCTCCTCGCGGATGCCGGCGACGAACGCGTCGATGTCGGCCTCGCTCGTGTCGAACGAGCACATCCAGCGCACCTCGCCGCGCGCGGCATCCCAGTCGTAGAAGCGGAACCGCTCGCGCAGCCGGTCGGCGACGCCCGCCGGCAGCGTCGCGAAGACGCCGTTCGACTGGGTCTGCTGCGAGAAGCCGAGGCCGGGCAGCTCGCCGGCCGCGATGCCAGCGTCGAGCGCGTCGCGCAGGCGCCGGGCCATGGCGTTCGCGTGGCGGGCGCTGTCGATCCAGAGGTCGCCCTCGTAGAGCGCGATGAGCTGGGCCGAGGTGAAGCGCATCTTCGACGCGAGCTGCATGTTCAGCTTGCGCAGGTACTTGAGGCCCACGGATGCCTCGGGGTTCAGCACCACGATGGCCTCGGCGCCGAGCGCGCCGTTCTTGGTGCCGCCGACGCTCAGCACATCGACCCCGGCGTCGCGCGTGAAGGCGCGGAGCGGGAGGTCGAGGGATGCCGCGGCGTTCGAGATGCGGGCGCCGTCCATGTGCAGGGCCATGCCGCGCTCGTGCACGTGGTCGGCGATCGCGCGCACCTCGTCGGCGGTGTACGCCGTGCCGAGTTCGGTGGTCTGCGTGATCGACACCACGAGCGGCTGGGCGCGGTGCTCGTCGCCC
The DNA window shown above is from Agromyces cerinus and carries:
- a CDS encoding threonine aldolase family protein encodes the protein MTEQLHDTTVRGFASDNYSGVHPEVLAAIAAANDGHQVAYGEDVYTERLQQVFARHFGEGVEAFPVFNGTGANVTGLQSMLPRWGAVISASTAHINSDEGGAPERVGGIKLLTVPAPDGKLTIDLIDREAWGWGDEHRAQPLVVSITQTTELGTAYTADEVRAIADHVHERGMALHMDGARISNAAASLDLPLRAFTRDAGVDVLSVGGTKNGALGAEAIVVLNPEASVGLKYLRKLNMQLASKMRFTSAQLIALYEGDLWIDSARHANAMARRLRDALDAGIAAGELPGLGFSQQTQSNGVFATLPAGVADRLRERFRFYDWDAARGEVRWMCSFDTSEADIDAFVAGIREELATA